From one Rhineura floridana isolate rRhiFlo1 chromosome 4, rRhiFlo1.hap2, whole genome shotgun sequence genomic stretch:
- the PCARE gene encoding LOW QUALITY PROTEIN: photoreceptor cilium actin regulator (The sequence of the model RefSeq protein was modified relative to this genomic sequence to represent the inferred CDS: inserted 1 base in 1 codon; deleted 2 bases in 1 codon) produces the protein MGCTPSHSDIANHNVTHGAKSLNKGLPIDPESEGFSLPLLIKGSSSYDLEELCQGETEVKDHFFENSSDEDKNVNFHSSSEDPSLSELDQEEKEIGRTVSETEIAISELIVSPKHMAGDVKAKKQNSCASEEIGFALEDKNESNEKQNSKKGKKKKNSQQGKQGHHCKTKEKPSPPVCESVKKVDFPDLLVKAHQNAYAYLNPNLSKYEVILCMANQATETQLIMQQMVSFLLFHFDEINHLLEEIAQDGEDLLRDVGENLAWPADKGNLEEHPDLLQQLLQYTINKMQLVNGTVASRTSGALQESCSFLRSAGSNLEEKLKAKLDFDERLLRTIKLLEASAAGSFYSHSDDMTLYSEDSGIGIDSESVKDLNILDKQGIQTNCDSCSHDPISLNPSRISGQNQWPCTSVYATSRSHDCALERQFKDIFYPPAHTKDVMSSSAGVQGSMATLLQHQNIPRTPSLNTMHCSVIHEGDCFKECESTYESSTNEDSDGRRSEEEGNNISLSEKGTDTLLKRQSTSSPVATDSKQRLSAKRIESTENEEIILKMKDAISEKIKFVPATSGKREWMEEENGKVLMRPSTATGSQKAQVKKKRSRSEESLKCHAEDATLLDLQRTQKGLSQRLEKFYILNGNKDTNDKMVFPNPKEPSNVQDSEHVIYRSSTNKLKASLAKNFSILPNQDKVPSFRHDQNAISQQPDERKYRKPDTPTTSTKDPTSRKENEPSGTQKLNNFGCAPPRKSVKKLIETFSPTESLVKPACLRTLGPIKCIRKFGLPSITPSLPLPRGLVPLNQKHRVSPLGDINCQNMNPTHCTFDTTGSPVLASGGDTNGDDDDDNDDDDDMENLPPPPPEMLMDISSNSVKSSEDAAMKENFSEIAKSIKTNEHFTTKKITHISQLMKAFLCSTDLLPSKNLNSPSTITKKAPKNARVASRLRKYSPALNSSYTSDNCQKIPLASQKQREMEETADLYKQSRKIIPLQNPKEVLEQNGSEPGSKECSWPLALAQKRSSSNSPRSEKMTGFPRQVSPVRTPPPSPPSEKRLPSPPLYHRHISQASFPITNQQPSPPAKLKSSSPPTQRKMPSPPTQQNLSSPPMGHKQQSPXSPPPFSTTQSSPTSPTRLHKGLQNHLESGNKQQSASPTIISNAHSIFCPATSSLFKAKPMLPLNGSTIEAIVDHAEGSAFAWRNGKQLGQCGDQQRRIAVSVANPQPFVRRSFSDHRPGFQLLLPLFATAGSEPALNQTR, from the exons ATGGGCTGTACTCCTTCACACAGTGATATTGCTAACCATAATGTTACACATGGAGCCAAGTCCCTGAATAAAGGT CTGCCAATTGATCCAGAGAGCGAAGGTTTCTCACTCCCACTGCTGATCAAAGGCTCCTCTTCTTATGATCTTGAAGAGTTATGTCAGGGAGAGACTGAAGTTAAAGATCACTtctttgaaaattcatcagatgaGGACAAAAACGTTAATTTCCATTCCTCATCTGAGGATCCTTCACTATCTGAGCTTGACCAGGAAGAGAAGGAAATTGGAAGGACAGTCTCCGAGACTGAGATAGCCATATCTGAACTGATAGTATCTCCCAAACATATGGCTGGGGATGTTAAGGCCAAAAAGCAAAACTCTTGTGCGTCAGAAGAAATTGGTTTTGCTTTGGAAGACAAAAATGAAAGCAACGAAAAACAaaactcaaagaaagggaaaaagaaaaagaacagccAGCAAGGGAAACAAGGTCATCATTGCAAAACTAAAGAAAAACCCAGTCCACCTGTATGTGAGTCAGTTAAAAAGGTGGATTTCCCAGATCTGCTTGTTAAAGCCCATCAAAATGCGTATGCCTATCTAAACCCCAACCTCTCCAAATATGAGGTTATCTTGTGTATGGCCAACCAGGCCACTGAAACACAGCTAATTATGCAGCAAATGGTGAGCTTCTTACTCTTCCATTTTGATGAAATCAACCATCTTTTGGAAGAAATTgcccaagatggagaagacctacTCAGAGACGTGGGAGAGAATCTGGCTTGGCCAGCTGACAAAGGAAACCTGGAAGAGCATCCAGATCTCCTGCAACAGTTACTACAGTATACAATCAACAAAATGCAGCTTGTAAATGGAACTGTGGCCTCCCGAACATCTGGTGCCCTGCAGGAGTCCTGCAGCTTTCTACGGTCTGCAGGTAGTAACTTAGAAGAAAAACTGAAAGCCAAACTAGATTTTGATGAACGGTTGCTTAGGACAATAAAACTCCTTGAAGCATCTGCAGCTGGATCCTTTTACTCTCACTCTGATGATATGACACTTTATTCTGAAGATAGTGGAATTGGTATTGACAGTGAATCAGTCAAAGACTTGAATATTCTTGATAAACAGGGAATACAAACAAATTGTGATTCATGTTCACATGATCCTATATCCCTAAACCCAAGCAGGATATCAGGACAAAACCAATGGCCATGCACCTCAGTATATGCCACAAGCAGATCACATGACTGTGCCCTGGAAAGACAATTCAAGGATATATTTTACCCACCTGCACACACCAAGGATGTaatgtcttcttcagcaggagtACAAGGAAGTATGGCTACCCTTCTGCAACATCAAAACATTCCCAGAACTCCATCTCTCAACACTATGCATTGCAGTGTTATTCATGAGGGTGATTGTTTCAAAGAGTGTGAATCAACCTATGAATCTTCCACAAATGAAGACAGTGATGGAAGAAGGTCTGAGGAAGAAGGTAATAATATAAGTCTATCTGAAAAAGGAACGGATACTTTACTTAAAAGACAATCCACATCTTCACCTGTAGCAACAGACAGTAAACAGAGGCTTTCCGCCAAACGAATAGAGAGCACAGAGAATGAGGAAATTATACTCAAGATGAAAGATGCTATTAGTGAAAAGATCAAATTTGTCCCTGCTACATCTGGAAAGAGGGAATGGATGGAAGAAGAAAATGGCAAAGTATTGATGCGGCCTAGTACAGCAACTGGCAGCCAGAAGGcacaagttaaaaagaaaaggtctAGGTCTGAAGAATCTCTGAAATGTCATGCTGAGGATGCAACTCTTTTAGATCTTCAAAGGACTCAAAAAGGACTCAGCCAAAGGCTGGAAAAGTTCTACATACTTAATGGAAACAAGGATACAAATGATAAAATGGTATTCCCAAATCCAAAGGAACCATCTAATGTACAAGATTCTGAGCATGTTATTTATAGATCTTCCACTAATAAACTGAAAGCATCTCTTGCTAAAAACTTCAGCATATTGCCTAATCAAGATAAAGTCCCTTCATTTAGGCATGATCAAAATGCTATTAGCCAACAGCctgatgaaaggaaatatcgaaaGCCTGACACACCCACCACATCCACAAAGGATCCAACTTCTAGGAAAGAAAATGAGCCTTCTGGGACACAGAAACTGAACAATTTTGGTTGTGCTCCACCTCGTAAGTCTGTAAAAAAGTTAATTGAGACTTTCAGCCCTACTGAAAGTCTTGTGAAACCTGCATGTTTAAGAACTTTGGGTCCAATAAAATGTATCAGGAAGTTTGGGCTTCCAAGCATTACTCCCAGTCTTCCACTTCCTAGAGGGCTTGTGCCTTTAAATCAAAAACATAGAGTTTCACCATTAGGAGACATAAATTGTCAAAATATGAATCCAACACACTGTACTTTTGATACCACTGGGTCACCTGTACTTGCAAGTGGAGGTGACAcaaatggtgatgatgatgacgacaacgACGACGATGATGATATGGAAAACCTGCCCCCACCACCTCCCGAAATGTTAATGGACATCTCATCTAATTCAGTTAAATCTTCAGAAGATGCAGCAATGAaagaaaacttttcagaaattgccaagAGTATCAAGACAAATGAACATTTCACCACTAAGAAAATTACTCACATTTCTCAGCTAATGAAAGCTTTCCTGTGTTCCACTGACTTGTTACCAAGTAAGAACCTCAACAGTCCCAGTACCATTACAAAGAAAGCACCAAAAAATGCTAGGGTGGCCTCCAGACTAAGAAAATATTCCCCGGCGTTGAATTCTAGCTATACATCTGACAACTGCCAAAAGATTCCATTAGCATCACAAAAGCAGCGTGAAATGGAAGAAACTGCAGATCTGTATAAGCAATCCCGTAAGATAATACCTCTTCAAAATCCTAAAGAAGTGCTAGAACAGAATGGAAGTGAGCCAGGAAGCAAAGAATGCAGCTGGCCTCTAGCTTTAGCTCAAAAGCGAAGCTCTTCCAATTCACCCAGAAGTGAGAAAATGACAGGTTTTCCCAGACAAGTGTCCCCTGTGAGAACACCACCTCCATCGCCCCCCAGTGAGAAAAGGCTCCCAAGCCCACCATTATATCATAGACATATTAGCCAAGCTTCTTTCCCCATTACCAATCAACAGCCAAGCCCCCCTGCTAAGCTCAAATCATCAAGCCCTCCAACACAAAGAAAGATGCCTTCACCACCAACCCAGCAAAACCTATCTAGCCCTCCAATGGGACACAAACAACAGAGCC CAAGCCCACCTCCTTTCTCAACTACCCAGTCCTCACCAACTTCCCCAACTCGGTTGCACAAAGGATTACAAAACCATTTGGAATCTGGGAATAAGCAACAATCTGCTTCCCCAACGATCATCAGCAATGCACACTCAATATTTTGTCCAGCCACTTCCTCTTTATTCAAAGCCAAGCCAATGCTGCCATTGAACGGCTCCACCATAGAGGCTATTGTGGACCATGCTGAAGGGTCAGCATTTGCATGGAGGAACGGCAAACAGCTTGGGCAATGTGGGGATCAACAGAGAAGGATTGCAGTTAGTGTTGCCAATCCTCAACCGTTTGTACGGAGGAGCTTCTCTGACCACAGGCCAGGATTCCAACTTCTGCTACCGTTGTTTGCCACAGCTGGTAGTGAGCCTGCGCTTAATCAAACAAGGTAA